In one window of Candidatus Limnocylindrales bacterium DNA:
- the uvrB gene encoding excinuclease ABC subunit UvrB — MERTGRFHLFTDFELQGDQPEAVAALTEGIEQDLRHQTLLGVTGSGKTFTMANVIARSQRPALVLAPNKTLAAQLYNEFKLLFPENAVRYFVSYYDYYQPEAYVPSTDTYIEKDSSINDEIDKLRHSATRALLERNDVLIVASVSCIYGLGSPHEYFEMLLFLEEGMRIDRDEVLEKLVRIQYKRSDIDFHRGTFRVRGDVVEIFPVYEDSRAVRVEFFDDEVEAIKEIDPLRGKVTGRTERLCVYPASHYVTSAQTMKNALEGIRQELGTRLAELRLAGKLLEAQRLEQRTLYDIELLSEMGTCPGVENYSRHLTGRKPGETPPTLLHYFPKDFLVFLDESHVTVPQIGAMYRGDRSRKETLVEFGFRLPSALDNRPLKFEEFERIIGPCVYVSATPGDYEIQRSGGVIVEQLVRPTGLVDPEIEVRRAGNQVDDLLDEVRKRVEANERVLVTTLTKKMAEDLTDYYRDIGVNVRYLHSDIDTIERTEIIRDLRRGVFDVLVGINLLREGLDLPEVSLVAILDADKEGFLRSARSLIQTIGRAARNLHGKVILYADVMTDSMKQAIEETDRRRAIQTAYNAEHGITPRTVSKAIEDPLIRFAEMDYAPIPEVAEEGPRYQSERDVKAEIERLRRLMREAADRLDFERAADLRDKARKLEQEELGIGG; from the coding sequence GTGGAACGTACCGGCCGCTTCCATCTGTTCACGGACTTCGAGCTTCAGGGCGATCAGCCCGAGGCCGTGGCCGCGCTGACCGAAGGCATCGAGCAGGACCTGCGCCATCAGACGCTGCTCGGCGTCACGGGCTCGGGCAAGACCTTCACGATGGCCAACGTGATCGCCCGCTCGCAGCGGCCCGCCCTGGTGCTGGCGCCGAACAAGACCCTGGCCGCGCAGCTCTACAACGAGTTCAAGCTGCTGTTTCCCGAGAACGCGGTCCGCTACTTCGTCTCGTACTACGACTACTACCAGCCCGAGGCCTACGTCCCTTCCACCGACACCTACATCGAGAAGGATTCCTCCATCAACGACGAGATCGACAAGCTGCGCCACTCCGCCACGCGCGCGCTGCTGGAGCGCAACGACGTCCTGATCGTGGCGTCGGTCTCGTGCATCTACGGCCTGGGCTCGCCGCACGAGTATTTCGAGATGCTGCTGTTCCTGGAAGAGGGCATGCGCATCGACCGCGACGAGGTGCTCGAGAAGCTGGTGCGCATCCAGTACAAGCGCTCCGACATCGATTTCCATCGCGGCACGTTCCGCGTGCGCGGCGACGTCGTCGAAATATTCCCCGTCTACGAGGACTCGCGCGCAGTGCGCGTCGAGTTCTTCGACGACGAGGTCGAGGCGATCAAGGAGATCGATCCGCTGCGCGGCAAGGTCACCGGCCGCACCGAGCGGCTGTGCGTCTATCCGGCCAGCCACTACGTGACCTCGGCGCAGACGATGAAGAACGCGCTCGAGGGCATCCGCCAGGAACTGGGGACCCGCCTGGCCGAGCTGCGCCTGGCCGGCAAGCTGCTGGAGGCGCAGCGCCTGGAGCAGCGCACGCTCTACGACATCGAGCTGCTCTCGGAGATGGGCACCTGCCCCGGCGTCGAGAACTACTCGCGCCATCTGACCGGCCGCAAGCCCGGCGAGACGCCGCCCACGCTGCTGCACTACTTCCCCAAGGACTTCCTCGTGTTTCTCGACGAGAGCCACGTGACGGTTCCGCAGATCGGGGCGATGTACCGCGGCGATCGCTCGCGCAAGGAGACGCTGGTCGAGTTCGGGTTCCGCCTGCCCTCGGCGCTCGACAACCGGCCGCTCAAGTTCGAGGAGTTCGAGCGGATCATCGGGCCGTGCGTCTATGTCTCGGCAACTCCGGGCGACTACGAGATCCAGCGGAGCGGCGGCGTCATCGTCGAGCAGCTCGTACGGCCCACTGGCCTGGTGGATCCGGAGATCGAGGTGCGGCGCGCCGGCAACCAGGTCGACGATCTTCTCGACGAGGTGCGAAAGCGCGTGGAAGCGAACGAGCGCGTGCTCGTGACCACGCTGACCAAGAAGATGGCCGAGGATCTGACCGACTACTACCGCGACATCGGCGTCAACGTCCGGTACCTGCACTCGGACATCGATACGATCGAGCGCACCGAGATCATCCGCGACCTGCGCAGGGGCGTTTTCGACGTGCTCGTGGGCATCAACCTGCTGCGCGAAGGCCTCGATCTTCCGGAGGTCTCGCTGGTGGCGATCCTGGACGCCGACAAGGAGGGCTTCCTGCGTTCGGCGCGCTCGCTCATCCAGACGATCGGGCGCGCGGCGCGCAATCTGCACGGCAAGGTCATCCTGTATGCCGACGTGATGACCGATTCCATGAAGCAGGCCATCGAGGAGACCGACCGCCGCCGCGCCATCCAGACGGCCTACAACGCCGAGCACGGCATCACGCCGCGCACCGTCAGCAAGGCCATCGAGGATCCGCTGATCCGTTTCGCCGAGATGGATTATGCGCCCATCCCCGAGGTGGCCGAGGAGGGCCCGCGCTATCAGAGCGA
- a CDS encoding alkaline phosphatase family protein, translating to MKRWTIVLLLAAALAGGCTSDGTQDGARVMVLGIDGGTWTEIEPMMERGELPNLARLYKEGLHGILESRPPILSPVVWTTIFTGFGHKTHGVQDWKTSQSIHRRVNAIWEILREKDMKTHVFNVPSTFPPDPVKGVMLSGFPLSGSTFSGNTGEVFTEQALLEPKVSVAYRDNAEAILANVKKLEPGAWSPWFQAKVKSRPNYAGVMRVKRLDADKFYVSPLYRTDEGIIMSHPKELRAQVSEKLGEPYIPEGPGWSRWNQPDTAEYLYEHLVQVFDIQARAATLYAGDDWKLFAFIMTLVDRVSHPYWAYGHAEDYEGMDPQRAKRYGSAVADSYRKTDEALGKLLAAVEGDDFYVVITSDHGFESTPDKTKHIGTHHADGIYLVHGPGIEPGTGARTYIEDVTPTVLYLMGQPIGRDMEGKVMPDVAAAIGRVPQLIDSYEQAAREATDMPVDDKTWEQLRGLGYVDGAPPRAEQDKKAEPAPARPAPGAQKPAARPRPQAAPEGDVHPEDAPPPDEAPAH from the coding sequence ATGAAGCGATGGACGATCGTGCTCTTGCTGGCGGCGGCGCTCGCTGGCGGCTGCACATCCGATGGAACGCAGGACGGCGCGCGCGTGATGGTGCTCGGCATCGACGGCGGCACCTGGACCGAGATCGAGCCGATGATGGAGAGAGGGGAGCTGCCGAACCTCGCCCGTCTCTACAAGGAGGGCCTGCACGGAATCCTCGAATCGCGCCCGCCCATCCTCTCTCCGGTCGTGTGGACGACCATCTTCACGGGCTTCGGCCACAAGACGCATGGAGTGCAGGACTGGAAGACCTCCCAGTCCATCCATCGGCGCGTCAACGCCATCTGGGAGATCCTGCGCGAAAAGGACATGAAGACGCACGTCTTCAACGTTCCCTCCACGTTCCCGCCCGACCCGGTCAAGGGCGTGATGCTCTCGGGCTTTCCTCTGAGCGGCTCGACGTTCTCCGGCAACACCGGCGAGGTTTTCACCGAGCAGGCGCTGCTGGAGCCCAAGGTCTCGGTGGCCTACCGCGACAACGCCGAGGCCATCCTGGCCAACGTCAAGAAGCTGGAGCCGGGCGCGTGGTCACCATGGTTCCAGGCCAAGGTGAAATCGCGGCCGAACTACGCCGGCGTCATGCGCGTCAAGCGTCTGGACGCGGACAAGTTCTACGTCTCGCCGCTGTATCGCACCGACGAGGGCATCATCATGAGCCATCCCAAGGAGCTGCGCGCGCAGGTCTCCGAGAAGCTCGGTGAGCCCTACATCCCCGAGGGCCCGGGCTGGAGCCGCTGGAATCAGCCCGATACCGCCGAGTACCTTTACGAGCACCTCGTCCAGGTCTTCGACATCCAGGCCAGGGCGGCAACGCTGTACGCCGGAGACGACTGGAAGCTGTTCGCGTTCATCATGACGCTGGTGGACCGCGTCTCCCATCCGTACTGGGCCTACGGCCACGCCGAAGACTACGAGGGCATGGACCCGCAGCGCGCCAAGCGCTACGGCAGCGCCGTCGCCGACTCGTATCGCAAGACCGATGAGGCGCTGGGCAAGCTGCTGGCAGCGGTGGAGGGCGACGATTTCTACGTCGTCATCACCTCCGACCACGGCTTCGAAAGCACGCCCGACAAGACCAAGCACATCGGCACGCATCACGCCGACGGCATCTACCTGGTGCACGGGCCGGGCATCGAGCCCGGAACCGGAGCGCGCACGTACATCGAGGACGTCACGCCGACGGTGCTCTATCTGATGGGGCAACCCATCGGCCGCGACATGGAAGGCAAGGTCATGCCGGACGTCGCTGCGGCCATCGGCCGCGTGCCCCAGCTCATCGACAGCTACGAGCAGGCCGCGCGCGAGGCCACCGACATGCCCGTCGACGACAAGACGTGGGAACAGCTGCGCGGTCTCGGCTACGTCGACGGCGCGCCGCCTCGCGCCGAGCAGGACAAGAAGGCCGAGCCGGCGCCGGCCAGGCCCGCTCCCGGAGCGCAAAAGCCCGCGGCCAGGCCGCGGCCGCAGGCGGCGCCCGAAGGCGACGTCCATCCCGAAGACGCGCCGCCGCCGGACGAAGCGCCGGCACACTAG